CAGAAACGAGGCGATCACGGACTTCGTGTTCGACGAGCCCCCGACGTCCACTTGCCCCCGGGGGACCTGCGCCGCCGTTCTGAACGGTAAGAGCGGCCTGCTCGATGAAAAGGGGCGTTGGGTCCTCCCCGCCTCGTATGACCAAATTTATGGCGTCGTGCGAGGGGAGGCGGAGGAGAACCCGAAGATCGGGGTCTGCCGCGACGGCAAGGTGGGATTCGTGGACCTGCAGGGCAACACGGTCATCGACTTTCAGTTCTGGGGTCCGCGATGGCCGCGTTGTTACCGGTTCTCCGAGGGGCTGGCGTCGGTGGCTCTCTCCGACCC
This window of the Fretibacterium sp. OH1220_COT-178 genome carries:
- a CDS encoding WG repeat-containing protein, with the translated sequence MIQDGVGIVKSGDLYGIIDEKGRPVLPIVYEEFIYIFGTNLFGVKSGDKWGYVNGRNEAITDFVFDEPPTSTCPRGTCAAVLNGKSGLLDEKGRWVLPASYDQIYGVVRGEAEENPKIGVCRDGKVGFVDLQGNTVIDFQFWGPRWPRCYRFSEGLASVALSDP